The Xanthomonas indica sequence GCCGTTCGTCAGCGTGCTCGATCACCATCCGCGGCAGCGGCTGGACGATCCGCAACGGCTGCGCGCGCAACTGGCGCCGGCGCCGCGGCAGGGTGGCCTGTTTGATTGACGCGATGGGCGCGGCCTGTTGCGTTTCAGGCGCAGGAGCGATGCGCGGGGCGTGCCGTGTTTCAGGCTGAGGTGCTGCCGCCGTGGAGCCTGGAGGCGTGGCGGGCCGTGGCGCGGGCGGCATGGTGTGCGCAGGTGGCGCCGGAGACGCTGGCCTGGGATGGCGATGCGCAGGGCGGCCTGCTCGCCGGCACCGACGTCGCGGCGCTGCCTGCGCAGGTGCCGCCGCCGCGGGTGTCGGCCGAGTTCCTGGCGCTGGCCGGCGCGGTGCTGTGCCATCGCGATCCGCAGCGGCATGCGCTGCTGTACCGCCTGCTGTGGCGCATCGCCGGCGGCGAGCGCGCGCTGCTGCAGCGGGTCACCGATGCCGACGTGCACCGCGCGCAGCAATGGGCGCAGGCGGTGCGCCGCGACAGCCACAAGATGAAGGCGTTCGTGCGCTTCCGTGAGGTGCCGGGCGAGCAGGAGGCCTACATCGCCTGGTTCGAGCCGGAGCACCACATCGTCGATCGCGTGGCACCGTTCTTCGCACGCCGTTTTGCCGGCATGCGCTGGGCGATCCTCACCCCGTACCGCAGTGTGCGCTGGGATGGCGAGACGCTGCAGTTCGGCGCCGGCGCGCAGCGCGCCGATGCGCCGGCCGACGATGCGCAGGACACGCTGTGGCGCACCTACTACGCCAACATCTTCAATCCGGCGCGGCTCAACCCGACGATGATGCGCCAGGAGATGCCGCAGAAATACTGGAAGCATCTGCCGGAGGCGCAGCTGCTGCCCACGCTGATCCGCGACGCCGGGCAGCGCGTGCGCGAGATGGCCGAGCGCGCGCCGGAGCCGGTGCGTCGGCGCATTCCCGCGCCGCCCCCGGCGCCGGCGGTGGCCGCCGACGACAGCCTCGAGGCGCTGCGCGCGGCGGCGCGCGACTGCCGCCGCTGTCCGCTGTGGCAGCCGGCCACCCAGACCGTGTTCGGCGAGGGACCGCAGGATGCCGCGGTGATGGTGGTCGGCGAGCAGCCCGGCGACGAGGAGGACCTGAGTGGGCGTCCCTTCGTCGGCCCGGCCGGACGCCTGTTCGACCGCGCGTTGCAGGAACTGGGGGTCGAACGTGCCGGCATGTACGTCACCAACGCGGTCAAGCATTTCCGCTTCGAGCAACGCGGCAAGGCGCGGCTGCACCGCAATCCCGAGCGTGCCCATGTCGAGGCCTGCCGGATGTGGCTGGCCGGTGAACTGGCGCGGGTGCGCCCCCGCATCGTGCTGTGCCTGGGCGCGACCGCGGCGCGCGCGGTGCTGGGGAACGGGTTTGCGCTGATGGCCCAGCGTGGGCAGTGGCAGGCGCTGGACGACGGCACGCGTGCCCTGGCCACCGTGCATCCGTCGTGGGTGCTGCGCCAGCGCGGCGGCGAAGCGGGAGAGGCCGCCTATCAAGGCTTCGTGCGCGACTTGCGCATGTTGGCGGAGCAGGTGCCGATGCTGCACGGAGACAGTGCCGACGACTGACGGCCTGCGCACGCGGCGGTCGTCGCAGTCGGGCGTGCTGCCGTCGTCGAGCGCAGGGAGGCGCAAAACGGGGACGGCCGCAGCCGTCCCCGCGATGCCAATGCACCCCCGATGTGCTTACGGCATCAAAACCTTGTCCACCACATGGATCACGCCATTGCGCTGCATCACGTCGGCGGTGGTGACGTGCGCGGTATTGCCCTTGCTGTCGGTGAGGGTGACCTTGCCGCCGCGGGTCTTAGCGATCAGCGTTTCGCCCTGCACCGTGGTCAGCTTGGCGCTGCCGCCGCCGGCCTTGATCTGCGCCAGCAGCGCCGCCGCATCGAGCTTGCCCGGGACCACGTGGTAGGTCAGCACCTGGGTCAGCTTTTCCTTGTTCTCCGGCTTGAGCAGCGTGTCGACCGTGCCGGCCGGCAGGGCGGCGAAGGCGGCATTGGTCGGCGCGAACACGGTGAACGGGCCGGCGCCCTTCAGCGTGTCCACCAGGCCGGCGGCCTTGACCGCGGCGACCAGGGTGGTGTGCTCCTTGGAGTTGACCGCGTTGTCGACGATGTCCTTGGTCGCATACATCGGCGCGCCGCCAACCATCGGATTCGGCTTGGCCTCGCTCATCGCTGCGTGGTCGTGCATCGCGGCCTGGCCGGTGTCGGCCATGGCGGGCAGGGAGACGAGGCCGGCGAGGGCCAGGGCCAGCAAATGGAGTTTCATGGGCTTGCTCCTTGAAAGGGATGCGCGGCCAGTCGACCGTGCACATCTCTCTACGCGCGCTGCGCCGGTGCGGTTGCATCACGCGGTCCAGATAATGATGAACGAGCGTTCCCAATGTCGTCGCGCTCGCTGCAATACGCCAGATGGGAAGAGTAGGGCGGGTACTGGCCGCAAATCAGGTTTTGCCCGGCATCTCTTGCTTCGCCGTCGGCCGATTCTGTGGGTGCATGGCCCTTCGCCAATCACGGTCCGGTCCTGTCGATCAACTGGAAGCCGCCGGTGTTGCCAGCGGAACGCGATCGGCATCTGCCGTCGACCGGGATGCAGGGACATGCCAATCAACCGCACGATCACATGCAAAGAGAGGATGGCATGAAGTACTACCACTACGGCCCTGTGTCGATTCTGAGCAAGGTAAAGCGACTGGGCGGCAGCAAGGGATGGGAGTTCATCGAAAGCGCACAGGATCAGTCGGAAGGAAAGCCGAAAGCGTGCTACGTCACACGCCTTTCGCCGGAGCAACTTGCCGACAACAGTAGCCCGGTAGCACGGGTGCTGGGCCTGAAGGCGACGCCGGGCGATCGCTGGCTGTGCTTTGAGATGGACTTGCCCGATGCCTGGGAGGAAAAAGGGGCTGCCGTGCTGATCACGCCCATCAAGGGGGACAGAGGCAAACAGGGAATCGCCCTGTTTCTGACCAAGCAAAAGGACTACGACGCGAGTCTCGATAACGACGTGGATGCACGTAGCGACTACATCTACATCAATCGCGCGTATTGCACGCAAATATGGACCATTAGCACCGCCACGGGAAAAGACAAGGTGTTCGAACCCTACACGCCGTAGTCGATCCGGTTACGTGCCTGCCGCGTGGCATGCTCGGGGCATGGTGCGTTCGTGCGCTCCCTTGGCGAATTGCAGGGAGCGACGCGTTGCCGTTCCACACCTGTCGAGTCAGGAACATGGGCGGATCAAGCGTCGCGCGACGCAGTGCAGCCAGCGGACAACGCCGGCCGCGCCGTCATCCATCGGTGACGCACCGGGGCGTCCAGATCCGGCTTGATGGACGCCGCTGGGTCCAGGGCGAGCGCTGCCCATCTTGCCCCCCAGTTGTGGGCCAGCCGTCCGGGCGGCAACGGTGCGACATCAGCGGCCGGCTGCGCCGTGCCACTGGACATCGCCGCCGCGGTGCGCTTTGCTTGCAGGCTCCCCCATTCATGGGCGGCGCCGCCGGCGTGGCGCCGCCGTCCGGACGAGCATGCATTCGATCGAAGTGGTCTTGGCGATGTTGCTGGCGGTGGTGGCCAGTGGCTACCTCGTGCGTGTCCTGCCGTTCTCGCTGCCGTTGCCGCTGGTGCAGATCGGCCTGGGCGCGATCATCGCCGGCGTGTTCAAGAAGGGCTATGCGCTGGAGCCGGAGCTGTTCTTCCTGCTGTTCCTGCCGCCGCTGCTGTTCCTGGACGGCTGGCGCATCCCCAAGCAGGGCCTGTTCCGTGACAAGGGCGTGATCCTGGAGCTGGCGTTGGGCCTGGTGGTGTTCACGGTGATCGGCGCCGGCTTCCTGATCCACTGGATGATCCCGACCATGCCGCTGGCGGTGGCGTTCGCGTTGGCCGCAGTGGTGTCGCCCACCGATCCGATCGCGGTGTCCTCGATCGCGGCGCGCGCGCCGATCCCCAAGCGGCTGATGCACATCCTGGAAGGCGAGTCGCTGCTCAACGACGCCTCCGGCCTGGTCTGCTTCCAGTTCGCGGTGGCCGCGGCGATCACCGGCGCGTTCTCGCTGGCCGACGCCTCGCTGACCTTCCTGTGGGTGGCGCTGGTCGGCGTGGCCGCCGGCATCGCGGTGGTGGTCGGCACTAGCCTGGCGCAGCGCTGGGTGTGGCGCCAGGTCGGCGAGGAGCCGGGCGCGGCGATCCTGGTCAACCTGTTGCTGCCGTTCGCGGCCTACCTGCTGGCCGAGGCGATCAACGCCTCGGGCATCCTCGCCGCGGTCGCCGCCGGCATCGCCATGAGCTACGTGGAACTGAGCGGCCGCGCCCCGGGCAGCATGCGCGTGCAGCGCTCGGCGGTGTGGGACATGGTGCAGTTCACCCTCAACG is a genomic window containing:
- a CDS encoding UdgX family uracil-DNA binding protein (This protein belongs to the uracil DNA glycosylase superfamily, members of which act in excision repair of DNA. However, it belongs more specifically to UdgX branch, whose founding member was found to bind uracil in DNA (where it does not belong), without cleaving it, appears to promote DNA repair by a pathway involving RecA, rather than base excision.), whose protein sequence is MFQAEVLPPWSLEAWRAVARAAWCAQVAPETLAWDGDAQGGLLAGTDVAALPAQVPPPRVSAEFLALAGAVLCHRDPQRHALLYRLLWRIAGGERALLQRVTDADVHRAQQWAQAVRRDSHKMKAFVRFREVPGEQEAYIAWFEPEHHIVDRVAPFFARRFAGMRWAILTPYRSVRWDGETLQFGAGAQRADAPADDAQDTLWRTYYANIFNPARLNPTMMRQEMPQKYWKHLPEAQLLPTLIRDAGQRVREMAERAPEPVRRRIPAPPPAPAVAADDSLEALRAAARDCRRCPLWQPATQTVFGEGPQDAAVMVVGEQPGDEEDLSGRPFVGPAGRLFDRALQELGVERAGMYVTNAVKHFRFEQRGKARLHRNPERAHVEACRMWLAGELARVRPRIVLCLGATAARAVLGNGFALMAQRGQWQALDDGTRALATVHPSWVLRQRGGEAGEAAYQGFVRDLRMLAEQVPMLHGDSADD
- a CDS encoding fasciclin domain-containing protein; translation: MKLHLLALALAGLVSLPAMADTGQAAMHDHAAMSEAKPNPMVGGAPMYATKDIVDNAVNSKEHTTLVAAVKAAGLVDTLKGAGPFTVFAPTNAAFAALPAGTVDTLLKPENKEKLTQVLTYHVVPGKLDAAALLAQIKAGGGSAKLTTVQGETLIAKTRGGKVTLTDSKGNTAHVTTADVMQRNGVIHVVDKVLMP
- a CDS encoding Na+/H+ antiporter yields the protein MHSIEVVLAMLLAVVASGYLVRVLPFSLPLPLVQIGLGAIIAGVFKKGYALEPELFFLLFLPPLLFLDGWRIPKQGLFRDKGVILELALGLVVFTVIGAGFLIHWMIPTMPLAVAFALAAVVSPTDPIAVSSIAARAPIPKRLMHILEGESLLNDASGLVCFQFAVAAAITGAFSLADASLTFLWVALVGVAAGIAVVVGTSLAQRWVWRQVGEEPGAAILVNLLLPFAAYLLAEAINASGILAAVAAGIAMSYVELSGRAPGSMRVQRSAVWDMVQFTLNGIMFVLLGEQLPGIVQGAMHNMDEAGHLDPWWLLGYALAIYVGLLLLRFLWVWLSLRWTLLKARRRGEDRQSPPWRIVVATSLAGVRGAITLAGVLTLPLALPNGAAFPARDLAIFLASAVIVTSLLVASIALPRLLRGLELPEEPSDRLEEDLARRESSRAALAAVEKLRQRLVQDSEHADLYNEAANRVSALYQRHLDHGDAMESDPEEARRLDNVLRQLRNAGLQAERQELFKLTRQRKISDEIARRLIRNLDLLEARRKS